In a genomic window of Rhodovulum sp. P5:
- a CDS encoding peptidylprolyl isomerase, with product MSKSVAKQTSKSLVWVLMLLLILGLGGFGVSNFGGSIDSIGTVGDRKISIDTYGRALQQELAAQQSATGERMSLAEAEARGIVASVRGRVIGDAAMDNELARLGVSVGDERVAERVRDFPAFKGPDGTFSRDTYAYVLKNNGLTESAFEDRVRDDTARSLLQAAVVGGLGQPDTYARTIYAFLAERRSANLVELTGENLPTPVGEPDEAAIQAQYEATPAAYTAPRIRKITYAWLTPDMMLDRIEPDEEVLRQLYEDRIDEFVQPERRLVERLVFPDGASAATAMEAIVAGETTFEDAVADRGLSMMDVDMGDVTEVEIGGDAGRAVFALNEPGITGPHLSDLGPAIFRVNAILAAQETPFEDAREALAEEAARDRAIRVIGDQITDLDDLLAAGATLEELGTETKMEVGQIDFTADSDEGIAAYDDFRAAAESAAEGDFPEILELEDGGIFALRLDAEIPPALRPLADVREQVIADWRAAETGRRLTEMAEAMKAELDAGKFIDALGVPFEFETGLARGSLTPPELNGALFGLSDLGDSTVATIGDRVWLIRLLEIMPPDPNDPNAAFLLENLTGQAAQSIAGDLYAYFTQALINDAGLNLDQSAINAVHANFR from the coding sequence ATGTCAAAATCCGTCGCCAAGCAAACCTCCAAATCGCTTGTCTGGGTGCTGATGCTTCTGTTGATCCTCGGGCTCGGCGGGTTCGGCGTGTCGAATTTCGGCGGCTCGATCGACTCCATCGGCACCGTCGGCGACCGCAAGATCAGCATCGATACATACGGCCGGGCGTTGCAGCAGGAACTGGCCGCGCAGCAATCCGCGACAGGGGAACGGATGAGCCTTGCCGAGGCAGAGGCCCGCGGCATCGTGGCCAGCGTGCGCGGCCGGGTCATCGGCGACGCCGCGATGGACAATGAACTGGCGCGGCTGGGCGTGTCTGTCGGCGACGAACGGGTGGCCGAGCGGGTCAGGGACTTTCCGGCGTTCAAGGGGCCGGACGGGACATTCAGCCGCGACACCTATGCCTATGTGCTGAAGAACAACGGCCTGACCGAATCCGCGTTCGAGGACCGCGTTCGGGACGATACCGCCCGATCGCTGTTGCAGGCGGCCGTCGTCGGCGGGCTTGGCCAGCCGGACACCTATGCACGGACGATCTACGCCTTTCTGGCCGAACGCCGCAGCGCAAACCTGGTCGAACTGACCGGCGAAAACCTGCCCACCCCCGTGGGGGAACCGGACGAAGCCGCCATTCAGGCCCAGTACGAGGCCACGCCCGCCGCCTATACCGCCCCCCGGATTCGCAAGATCACTTATGCTTGGCTAACCCCTGACATGATGCTGGACCGGATCGAACCCGATGAAGAGGTGCTGCGCCAGCTCTACGAGGACCGGATCGACGAATTCGTTCAGCCCGAGCGCCGGCTTGTCGAACGGCTGGTCTTCCCCGACGGGGCATCGGCCGCCACAGCGATGGAGGCGATCGTTGCCGGCGAGACGACGTTCGAGGATGCCGTTGCCGACCGTGGCCTGTCGATGATGGATGTGGATATGGGCGATGTCACCGAGGTCGAAATCGGGGGCGACGCGGGGCGGGCAGTCTTTGCCCTGAACGAACCCGGGATCACCGGGCCGCATCTGTCCGATCTCGGGCCGGCGATATTCCGTGTCAACGCGATCCTGGCCGCGCAGGAAACCCCGTTCGAGGACGCCCGCGAAGCGCTGGCCGAGGAAGCCGCGCGGGACCGCGCGATCCGCGTGATCGGCGACCAGATCACCGATCTGGATGACCTGCTGGCCGCGGGGGCAACGCTTGAGGAACTCGGTACTGAAACCAAGATGGAAGTCGGCCAGATCGACTTCACCGCCGACAGCGATGAGGGCATCGCCGCCTATGACGATTTCCGCGCCGCCGCAGAGAGTGCCGCCGAGGGCGATTTCCCCGAGATCCTGGAACTGGAAGACGGCGGGATCTTCGCCCTGCGTCTGGATGCCGAAATTCCGCCCGCGCTGCGCCCGCTTGCGGACGTGCGCGAGCAGGTGATCGCCGACTGGCGTGCCGCCGAGACCGGCCGCCGCCTGACCGAAATGGCCGAGGCGATGAAAGCGGAACTGGACGCGGGCAAGTTCATCGACGCGCTTGGCGTGCCGTTCGAGTTCGAGACCGGCCTTGCGCGGGGCAGCCTCACCCCTCCGGAACTGAACGGCGCCCTGTTCGGCCTGTCCGATCTTGGGGACAGCACCGTCGCCACCATCGGCGACCGAGTCTGGCTGATCCGGCTTCTGGAGATCATGCCCCCCGATCCGAACGACCCCAATGCCGCGTTCCTTCTGGAAAACCTGACCGGTCAGGCCGCGCAGAGCATTGCGGGCGACCTCTACGCCTATTTCACGCAGGCGCTGATCAACGATGCGGGTCTGAACCTCGACCAGTCGGCGATCAACGCCGTGCATGCCAACTTCCGATAA
- a CDS encoding LysE family translocator yields the protein MQFAHLLAFNLTLLAAMAVPGPALLYALKMAISRGRRAGMAAGAGLGMVAAGWTGAALLGLDAAFRLFPWAFVGLKVAGALYLLYIAWTMWRDARTPVAEPTMPAHRAFVGGMLVNLANPKSVLFAASVLIVIFPPTLTLVEKGAVVLNHLAVEVVVYGLFAALLSTRTARTGYLRAKPLIDRLAAAVLGALGLRLLLDR from the coding sequence TTGCAGTTTGCGCATCTCCTCGCCTTCAACCTGACGCTTCTGGCGGCGATGGCGGTGCCGGGTCCGGCGCTCCTTTATGCGCTGAAAATGGCCATCTCGCGCGGACGGCGGGCCGGGATGGCCGCGGGTGCCGGGCTTGGGATGGTCGCCGCGGGATGGACCGGCGCCGCGCTGCTTGGCCTTGACGCGGCCTTCCGGCTCTTCCCGTGGGCCTTTGTCGGCCTCAAGGTCGCGGGCGCGCTGTATCTGCTCTACATCGCCTGGACGATGTGGCGCGACGCCCGCACCCCGGTGGCAGAGCCCACGATGCCGGCCCACCGCGCCTTTGTCGGCGGGATGCTCGTCAATCTTGCGAACCCGAAGTCGGTTCTGTTCGCGGCATCGGTTCTGATCGTGATCTTTCCGCCGACCCTGACCTTGGTCGAAAAGGGGGCGGTCGTCCTGAACCACCTTGCGGTCGAAGTGGTCGTCTATGGTCTTTTCGCTGCCCTTCTGTCGACACGAACCGCCCGCACAGGGTATTTGCGCGCCAAGCCGCTGATCGACCGTCTTGCGGCGGCGGTTCTGGGCGCGCTTGGACTGCGCCTATTGCTGGACCGCTGA
- the gpt gene encoding xanthine phosphoribosyltransferase: MARDRLPHEKGFHVSWDQLHRDARALAWRLDGQGPDEGGWRAVVAITRGGMAPAMIVARELDIRIVDTISVKSYNHQTQSAPKVIKSPDMDLIGDGTGVLIVDDLVDTGRTLDVVRATMPKAHVATVYAKPKGRPMVDSYITEVSQDTWIFFPWDMALQYVEPYRGT; encoded by the coding sequence ATGGCCCGCGACCGCCTGCCCCATGAAAAGGGATTTCACGTCAGCTGGGACCAGTTGCACCGGGATGCCCGTGCGCTGGCATGGCGGCTGGACGGACAGGGCCCCGACGAGGGCGGATGGCGCGCCGTGGTCGCGATCACCCGCGGCGGCATGGCCCCGGCGATGATCGTGGCGCGTGAACTGGACATCCGCATCGTCGATACGATCAGCGTGAAATCCTACAACCACCAGACCCAGAGCGCCCCGAAGGTCATCAAGTCCCCCGACATGGACCTGATCGGCGACGGCACCGGCGTTCTGATCGTCGATGACCTTGTCGATACCGGTCGCACGCTGGACGTCGTGCGCGCCACGATGCCCAAGGCCCATGTCGCCACCGTCTATGCCAAGCCGAAAGGCCGCCCGATGGTGGACAGCTACATCACAGAGGTCAGCCAGGACACGTGGATCTTTTTCCCGTGGGACATGGCCCTGCAATATGTAGAGCCCTATCGGGGCACCTGA
- the fabI gene encoding enoyl-ACP reductase FabI, with amino-acid sequence MSTKLMEGKRGLIMGLANDKSIAWGVARQCAEHGAELAFSYQGDALKKRVAPLAEQVGSDIVLECDVADEGSLDNLFDNLAKRWDHLDFIVHAIGFSDKEQLRGRYVDTTRDNFAMTMDISVFSFTAVVQRAAKMMAEGGSALTLTYYGAEKVMPHYNVMGVAKAALEASVKYLAEDLGKDGIRVNAISAGPIKTLAASGIGDFRYIMKWNELNSPLRRNVTQDEVGKSALYLLSDLGSAVTGETHHVDAGYHCVGMKAVDAPDIDAVTGRKG; translated from the coding sequence ATGTCAACGAAACTGATGGAAGGCAAGCGCGGACTGATCATGGGGCTTGCCAACGACAAGTCCATCGCGTGGGGCGTCGCGCGACAATGCGCGGAGCATGGGGCAGAGCTTGCGTTCTCCTACCAGGGTGACGCGCTCAAGAAACGTGTGGCGCCGCTGGCCGAACAGGTCGGCAGCGACATCGTGCTGGAATGCGACGTGGCCGACGAGGGGTCGCTTGATAACCTGTTCGACAACCTCGCCAAGCGCTGGGATCATCTGGACTTCATCGTTCATGCCATCGGCTTTTCCGACAAGGAGCAGTTGCGCGGGCGCTATGTCGACACGACGCGTGACAACTTCGCCATGACCATGGACATCTCTGTCTTTTCCTTCACGGCCGTGGTGCAGCGCGCCGCGAAGATGATGGCCGAGGGCGGCTCTGCCCTCACCCTGACCTATTACGGCGCCGAAAAGGTGATGCCCCATTACAACGTGATGGGCGTGGCCAAGGCCGCACTGGAGGCGTCGGTCAAATACCTGGCGGAGGATCTGGGCAAGGACGGCATCCGCGTCAACGCGATCTCGGCCGGGCCGATCAAGACGCTGGCCGCCAGCGGCATCGGCGACTTCCGCTACATCATGAAGTGGAACGAGTTGAACTCTCCGCTGCGCCGCAACGTCACGCAGGATGAGGTCGGCAAGTCCGCCCTCTACCTTTTGTCCGATCTCGGCAGCGCCGTGACCGGGGAAACCCATCACGTCGATGCGGGCTATCACTGCGTGGGGATGAAGGCGGTGGATGCGCCTGATATCGACGCGGTCACCGGCCGCAAGGGCTGA
- a CDS encoding DUF192 domain-containing protein, with amino-acid sequence MRHVDLRGDWGRARFAVELADDPGERAQGLMYRENMPPLAGMLFLYPSPQPVAFWMENTLIPLDMLFLDQTGRVVKIHENARPLDRTAIDGGPNILAVLEINGGMARRMGIVPGSELRYPLLDQTIAAWPCGAE; translated from the coding sequence ATGCGTCACGTCGATCTGAGGGGCGACTGGGGCAGAGCGCGGTTTGCCGTCGAACTGGCCGACGACCCCGGTGAGCGTGCGCAGGGGTTGATGTATCGGGAGAACATGCCGCCTTTGGCCGGCATGCTGTTTCTGTACCCCTCCCCGCAACCGGTCGCCTTCTGGATGGAAAACACGCTGATCCCGCTGGATATGCTGTTTCTGGACCAGACAGGCCGGGTTGTGAAAATCCACGAAAACGCCCGGCCACTCGACCGCACGGCCATCGACGGCGGGCCGAACATTCTTGCCGTTCTGGAAATCAACGGCGGCATGGCGCGCCGGATGGGCATCGTGCCGGGCAGCGAGTTGCGCTATCCGCTTCTGGATCAGACCATCGCGGCATGGCCCTGCGGGGCGGAATAG
- the trpE gene encoding anthranilate synthase component I, whose protein sequence is MPKLIPEFAAFEAGYAKGKAQVVYARLAADLDTPVSLMLKLAGARTDSFMLESVTGGEVRGRYSVVGFKPDLVWDCRGDTSRVNRQARFDPDAFEAMEGSPLDTLRQVLAESAIDMPEDLPAIAAGLFGYLGYDMIRLVEHLPNVNPDPLGLPDAMMLRPSVVAVLDGVKGEVTVVSPARPEPGLSAKAAYAQAAERVMDALRDLERAVPADTRDFGEAREAGEPVSNFTKDGYMAAVEKAKEYIRAGDIFQVVPAQRWTQDFPLPPFALYRSLRRTNPSPFMFFFNFGGFQVVGASPEILVRLREGEVTIRPIAGTRPRGATPEEDRALEADLLADQKERAEHLMLLDLGRNDVGRVAKIGTVRPTEEFIIERYSHVMHIVSNVVGQISDDHDALSALLAGLPAGTVSGAPKVRAMEIIDELEPEKRGVYGGGVGYFAAGGDMDMCIALRTAVVKDEKLYIQAGGGVVYDSNPEAEWQETVNKARALRTAAAEAARFVRRGNL, encoded by the coding sequence ATGCCCAAGCTGATCCCCGAATTCGCCGCTTTCGAAGCCGGCTATGCCAAGGGCAAGGCCCAGGTGGTCTATGCCCGTCTTGCCGCAGATCTCGACACGCCGGTGTCGCTGATGCTGAAACTCGCCGGCGCCCGGACCGACAGCTTCATGCTGGAATCCGTGACCGGGGGAGAGGTTCGGGGGCGCTACTCCGTCGTGGGGTTCAAGCCCGATCTGGTCTGGGACTGCCGGGGAGACACCAGCCGGGTGAACCGGCAGGCGCGGTTTGACCCCGACGCGTTCGAGGCGATGGAGGGCAGCCCGCTGGACACCCTGCGGCAGGTGCTGGCCGAAAGCGCCATCGACATGCCCGAGGATCTGCCCGCCATTGCCGCGGGCCTGTTCGGCTATCTGGGCTATGACATGATCCGGCTGGTCGAACACCTGCCGAATGTCAATCCCGACCCGCTGGGCCTGCCCGATGCGATGATGCTGCGCCCCTCGGTCGTCGCCGTTCTGGACGGGGTGAAGGGGGAGGTCACGGTCGTGTCCCCTGCCCGGCCCGAACCGGGGCTGTCGGCCAAGGCCGCCTATGCCCAGGCGGCCGAGCGCGTGATGGATGCGCTGCGCGATCTGGAACGCGCAGTTCCCGCCGACACCCGCGATTTCGGAGAGGCCCGCGAGGCCGGGGAGCCGGTGTCGAACTTCACCAAGGACGGCTACATGGCCGCGGTGGAGAAGGCCAAGGAATACATCCGTGCGGGCGACATCTTTCAGGTCGTCCCGGCGCAACGCTGGACACAGGATTTCCCCCTGCCGCCGTTTGCGCTCTACCGCTCGCTTCGCCGAACCAACCCCTCGCCCTTCATGTTCTTCTTCAATTTCGGCGGGTTTCAGGTGGTCGGTGCTTCGCCCGAGATCCTTGTCCGCCTGCGCGAGGGTGAGGTGACGATCCGCCCCATCGCGGGAACGCGGCCGCGCGGCGCGACACCGGAAGAGGATCGCGCGCTGGAGGCCGATCTTCTGGCCGACCAGAAGGAACGCGCCGAACACCTGATGCTGCTGGACCTCGGCCGGAACGACGTCGGGCGCGTGGCAAAGATCGGCACCGTTCGCCCGACCGAAGAGTTCATCATCGAGCGCTACTCCCACGTCATGCATATCGTGTCGAACGTGGTCGGCCAGATCTCGGACGATCACGACGCGCTGTCGGCCCTGCTGGCCGGGTTGCCCGCGGGCACGGTGTCGGGGGCCCCCAAGGTTCGCGCGATGGAGATCATCGACGAGCTGGAGCCGGAAAAACGCGGCGTCTATGGCGGCGGTGTCGGCTATTTCGCCGCCGGTGGCGACATGGACATGTGCATCGCGCTGCGCACCGCCGTGGTGAAGGACGAAAAGCTCTATATCCAGGCCGGCGGCGGGGTCGTCTATGACAGCAACCCCGAGGCGGAGTGGCAGGAAACCGTCAACAAGGCCCGCGCGCTCCGCACCGCGGCGGCCGAGGCCGCCCGCTTTGTGCGTCGCGGGAACCTTTGA
- the pdxH gene encoding pyridoxamine 5'-phosphate oxidase translates to MADRDGIFAGDDPFEIARRWLAEAEKTEINDPSAIALATVDGGGLPNVRMVLLKEIEDDGFLFYTNYESVKAEEIFASGKAAFVLHWKSLRRQIRVRGITEEENGEKADAYFASRALKSRLGAWASRQSRPLGSRRELLADVARVTAQHGTAPKRPPFWGGFRLRPVEIEFWADGAFRLHDRFRWVRKEVDEAWETARLFP, encoded by the coding sequence ATGGCGGATAGAGACGGGATTTTCGCGGGGGACGATCCGTTCGAGATCGCACGGCGGTGGCTGGCCGAGGCCGAGAAGACGGAAATCAACGACCCCAGCGCGATCGCGCTTGCGACGGTCGACGGCGGCGGATTGCCGAATGTGCGCATGGTCCTGCTCAAGGAAATTGAGGACGACGGCTTCCTGTTCTACACCAACTATGAGAGCGTGAAGGCAGAGGAAATATTTGCCTCTGGCAAGGCCGCGTTCGTGCTACACTGGAAGTCTTTAAGGCGACAAATTCGGGTGCGAGGGATTACCGAGGAGGAGAACGGCGAAAAGGCCGATGCGTATTTCGCGTCGCGTGCGCTGAAAAGCCGTCTGGGCGCATGGGCATCGCGGCAATCCCGTCCACTGGGATCGCGCCGGGAACTTCTGGCAGACGTCGCGCGGGTGACGGCACAGCATGGGACAGCTCCGAAACGGCCGCCGTTCTGGGGTGGCTTCCGGTTGCGGCCTGTCGAGATAGAGTTTTGGGCGGACGGGGCCTTCCGCCTGCACGACCGCTTCCGTTGGGTGCGGAAAGAAGTTGACGAAGCGTGGGAAACTGCGAGACTTTTTCCTTGA
- a CDS encoding vitamin B12-dependent ribonucleotide reductase: MKIERRFTTEDTGAYGAIEFAVATSEIRNPDGTVVFRLDEVEVPAGWSQVASDVIAQKYFRKAGVAARLKKVPEDDVPDFLWRSVPDTEALADLPEEDRFGGETSAKQVFDRLAGAWAYWGWKGGYFTDESDARAYYDEMRYMLATQRAAPNSPQWFNTGLHWAYGIDGPSQGHFYVDYRTGELVKSDCAYEHPQPHACFIQSIQDDLVNEGGIMDLWVREARLFKYGSGTGTNFSSLRAEGEALSGGGKSSGLMGFLRIGDRAAGAIKSGGTTRRAAKMVICDMDHPDIEQFINWKVIEEQKVASLVAGSKTHEKHLNEIFGAIRAWDGKEEDAFDPAANAGLKTAIRAAKKALIPEAYVKRVLDYARQGYSSIEFPTYDTDWDSEAYGTVSGQNSNNSVRVTDAFLKAVREDADWELIRRTDGGIAKTVKARELWEQVGHAAWSCADPGIQFHDTINAWHTCPADGDIRASNPCSEYMFLDDTACNLASMNLLTFWEDGQFQAEDYIHATRLWTLTLEVSVMMAQFPSKEIAKLSYDFRTLGLGYANIGGLLMTMGLGYDSPEGRAMCGALTAILSGIAYATSAEIAGELGTFPGYDRNADHMLRVIRNHRNAAWGRDKGYDRLAVQPVPLDHDNCPDARLVGLAMSAWDNALALGEENGFRNAQVSVIAPTGTIGLVMDCDTTGIEPDFALVKFKKLAGGGYFKIINRSVPAALEGLGYGPEQIAEIIDYAVGHGSLMGAPAIDHKALLGHGFGQAELDKIEAALPSAFDIRFVFNQWTLGEAFCTEVLGIPAEKLTDPGFDLLRHLGFTRAEIEAANDHVCGTMTLEGAPHLRTEHYHVFDCANACGKKGKRFLSVEAHIKMMAAAQSFISGAISKTINMPNDASIEDCLNAYELSWSLGVKANALYRDGSKLSQPLASSLVEDDEEAEEVLMSGSVPEKATVIAEKIIEKVVVKEIQRSHREKLPDRRKGYTQKAIVGGHKVYLRTGEYSDGSLGEIFIDMHKEGAGFRAMMNNFAIAVSVGLQYGVPLEEFVEAFTFTRFEPAGMVQGNDSVKNATSILDYIFRELAISYLDRTDLAHVKPQGAAFEELGAGDAEGKPNVTPVSERAASKSLEVLKQISSTGYLRKRLPQELVVLQGGAAALDASAAAIAMETVVSESLNETALASGSVSIDARTKAKMQGYEGDPCGECGNYTLVRNGTCMKCNTCGATSGCS, from the coding sequence ATGAAAATCGAACGCAGATTCACCACCGAGGACACCGGCGCATACGGCGCAATCGAGTTTGCCGTGGCGACGTCGGAGATCCGAAATCCCGATGGGACGGTGGTGTTTCGTCTCGATGAGGTCGAGGTGCCCGCGGGGTGGAGCCAGGTCGCCAGCGACGTGATCGCGCAGAAATATTTCCGCAAGGCAGGCGTTGCCGCACGGCTGAAGAAGGTGCCCGAGGACGATGTGCCGGACTTCCTCTGGCGCTCCGTCCCCGACACAGAGGCGCTGGCCGATCTGCCCGAGGAGGACCGTTTCGGCGGGGAAACCTCCGCCAAGCAGGTGTTCGACCGTCTGGCGGGCGCCTGGGCCTATTGGGGCTGGAAGGGTGGCTACTTCACCGACGAATCCGACGCCCGCGCCTATTACGACGAGATGCGCTATATGCTGGCCACCCAGCGCGCGGCCCCGAACAGCCCGCAATGGTTCAACACCGGCCTGCACTGGGCCTATGGCATCGACGGGCCGAGCCAGGGCCATTTCTACGTCGACTACCGGACCGGCGAACTGGTGAAATCCGACTGCGCCTACGAACATCCCCAGCCCCATGCCTGCTTCATCCAGTCGATTCAGGACGATCTGGTTAACGAAGGCGGCATCATGGACCTGTGGGTGCGCGAGGCACGGCTGTTCAAGTACGGCTCGGGCACGGGCACAAACTTTTCCTCCCTGCGCGCCGAAGGAGAGGCGCTGTCGGGCGGCGGTAAATCAAGCGGTTTGATGGGTTTTCTGCGTATCGGCGACCGGGCGGCCGGTGCGATAAAGTCAGGCGGGACAACCCGTCGAGCAGCGAAGATGGTGATCTGCGACATGGATCACCCGGATATCGAGCAGTTCATCAACTGGAAGGTTATCGAGGAACAGAAGGTCGCAAGCCTCGTGGCGGGCTCCAAGACCCATGAAAAACACCTCAACGAGATCTTCGGGGCCATCCGGGCCTGGGACGGGAAGGAAGAGGACGCCTTTGATCCCGCGGCCAACGCGGGGCTGAAAACGGCGATCCGGGCGGCCAAGAAAGCCCTCATCCCCGAGGCCTATGTAAAGCGCGTGCTCGACTACGCACGCCAGGGGTATTCGTCCATCGAGTTCCCCACCTACGACACAGACTGGGACAGCGAAGCCTATGGCACCGTGTCGGGCCAGAATTCCAACAACTCGGTCCGGGTGACCGATGCCTTCCTGAAGGCGGTCCGCGAAGACGCAGACTGGGAACTGATCCGGCGCACCGACGGTGGCATCGCCAAGACCGTAAAGGCACGCGAACTGTGGGAACAGGTGGGTCACGCCGCCTGGTCCTGCGCCGATCCGGGGATCCAGTTCCACGACACGATCAACGCCTGGCACACCTGCCCGGCAGACGGGGATATCCGCGCGTCCAACCCGTGTTCGGAATACATGTTCCTGGACGACACGGCCTGCAACCTCGCCTCGATGAACCTGCTGACCTTCTGGGAAGACGGGCAGTTCCAGGCCGAGGACTACATCCACGCCACCCGGCTTTGGACCCTGACGCTGGAAGTCAGCGTGATGATGGCGCAGTTCCCGTCGAAGGAAATCGCGAAACTGTCCTACGACTTCCGGACGCTGGGGCTGGGCTATGCCAATATCGGCGGCCTGCTGATGACCATGGGGCTGGGCTATGACAGCCCCGAGGGGCGCGCGATGTGCGGTGCACTGACCGCAATCCTCAGCGGTATCGCCTATGCCACCTCGGCCGAGATCGCGGGCGAACTGGGCACTTTCCCCGGCTATGATCGAAACGCCGATCACATGCTTCGCGTCATTCGCAACCACCGCAACGCAGCCTGGGGGCGGGACAAGGGCTATGACCGCCTGGCCGTTCAGCCCGTGCCGCTGGATCATGACAACTGCCCCGATGCGCGTCTCGTCGGTCTCGCGATGAGCGCGTGGGACAATGCCCTTGCGCTGGGCGAGGAGAACGGCTTCCGCAATGCGCAGGTTTCGGTGATCGCGCCGACCGGCACCATCGGGCTGGTGATGGATTGCGACACGACCGGGATCGAGCCCGACTTTGCGCTGGTGAAGTTCAAGAAGCTGGCCGGTGGCGGTTACTTCAAGATCATCAACCGCTCTGTCCCCGCGGCGCTGGAGGGGCTGGGCTACGGCCCCGAGCAGATCGCCGAGATCATCGACTACGCGGTCGGGCACGGCTCTCTCATGGGGGCGCCCGCGATTGATCACAAGGCGCTGCTCGGCCACGGCTTCGGGCAGGCGGAACTGGACAAGATCGAGGCGGCGCTTCCGTCGGCCTTCGACATCCGCTTCGTCTTCAACCAGTGGACCCTGGGTGAGGCCTTCTGCACCGAGGTTCTGGGCATCCCCGCCGAGAAACTGACCGACCCGGGCTTCGACCTGCTGCGGCATCTGGGCTTCACCAGGGCCGAGATCGAGGCCGCGAACGACCATGTCTGCGGGACCATGACGCTGGAAGGCGCCCCCCATCTGCGGACCGAACACTACCACGTCTTCGATTGCGCCAATGCCTGCGGCAAGAAAGGCAAGCGTTTCCTGTCGGTCGAGGCGCATATCAAGATGATGGCCGCGGCCCAAAGCTTCATCTCGGGCGCGATCTCCAAGACGATCAACATGCCCAACGATGCCAGCATCGAGGATTGCCTGAACGCCTATGAACTGTCCTGGTCGCTGGGGGTGAAGGCCAACGCGCTTTACCGCGACGGCTCCAAACTCAGCCAGCCCCTGGCTTCCAGCCTTGTCGAGGACGACGAGGAGGCCGAAGAGGTCCTGATGTCGGGCTCGGTCCCGGAAAAGGCCACGGTGATCGCCGAGAAGATCATCGAAAAGGTCGTGGTCAAGGAAATCCAGCGCTCCCACCGGGAAAAGCTGCCAGACCGGCGCAAGGGCTATACGCAAAAGGCCATCGTGGGCGGGCACAAGGTCTATCTGCGCACCGGCGAATATTCCGACGGCTCGCTGGGCGAGATCTTCATCGACATGCACAAGGAAGGCGCCGGCTTCCGGGCGATGATGAACAACTTCGCCATCGCGGTCTCGGTCGGTCTGCAATACGGCGTGCCGCTGGAGGAATTCGTGGAGGCCTTTACCTTCACCCGGTTTGAACCTGCGGGCATGGTGCAGGGCAATGACAGCGTCAAGAACGCCACGTCGATCCTGGACTACATCTTCCGCGAACTCGCGATCAGCTATCTCGACCGGACCGATCTGGCCCATGTCAAACCGCAGGGCGCGGCGTTCGAGGAACTGGGCGCGGGCGATGCAGAGGGCAAACCCAACGTGACCCCGGTGTCCGAACGCGCAGCGTCGAAATCGTTGGAGGTGCTGAAGCAGATCAGTTCCACCGGTTATCTGCGCAAGCGTCTGCCGCAGGAACTGGTCGTCCTTCAGGGGGGCGCTGCGGCGCTGGATGCCTCTGCCGCGGCCATCGCGATGGAGACCGTCGTGTCGGAAAGCCTGAACGAGACCGCGCTGGCCTCCGGCTCCGTTTCCATCGACGCGCGGACCAAGGCGAAGATGCAGGGCTATGAGGGCGACCCCTGCGGCGAATGCGGCAACTACACGCTGGTCAGGAACGGCACCTGCATGAAGTGCAACACCTGCGGCGCGACGTCTGGGTGCAGCTGA
- a CDS encoding cold-shock protein — MSEHEEAEPRQAEGTVKWFDPGKGFGFVVPASGGPDILLHANVLRNFGQSSVADDAGIVLMVQETSRGLQATEVISIAPPDPGQKPVLEDEMDLDEEALAAIPLEPARVKWFDKTKGFGFANVFGRPDDVFIHIEVLRRSGLADLQPGEAIAVRVTLGKRGQLAITVGPWESALCDQ, encoded by the coding sequence ATGAGCGAACACGAGGAAGCAGAGCCACGTCAGGCGGAAGGCACGGTCAAATGGTTTGACCCGGGCAAGGGCTTTGGGTTCGTGGTGCCCGCAAGCGGCGGGCCGGACATCCTGTTGCACGCGAACGTCCTGCGGAATTTCGGCCAAAGCTCGGTGGCCGACGATGCGGGCATCGTTCTGATGGTGCAGGAGACGTCGCGCGGTTTGCAGGCGACCGAGGTTATCAGCATCGCGCCGCCGGATCCGGGGCAGAAGCCGGTCCTCGAAGACGAGATGGATCTGGATGAGGAGGCGCTTGCGGCCATCCCTCTGGAACCGGCCCGGGTCAAGTGGTTCGACAAGACCAAGGGCTTCGGCTTTGCCAATGTCTTTGGCCGCCCGGACGATGTTTTCATTCATATCGAGGTGCTGCGGCGTTCGGGCCTTGCGGATCTTCAGCCGGGGGAGGCGATTGCCGTTCGCGTGACGCTGGGAAAGCGCGGCCAACTGGCGATCACGGTGGGACCATGGGAAAGCGCCTTGTGCGATCAATAG